The genomic window TATTTTTTAGCATCTGAATACTTATGAGGATCCTTATCGTAAACTCCATCAACTTTCTTAGCTAAAAGAATTACATCAGCTTCAATTTCTGCTGCTCTTAAAGCTGCTGTAGTATCAGTTGAGAAATAAGGATTTCCTGTTCCTGCTGCAAATATAACTACTCTTCCTTTTTCTAAATGTCTAACTGCTCTTCTCCTTATAAATGGTTCAGCAATTTCTTTCATTTCAATAGCAGTTTGAACTCTTGTCATTACTCCTATTTGCTCTAATGAATCTTGAAGAGCTAATGCATTTATGCAAGTAGCCATCATACCCATATAATCAGCTTGAGATCTGTCCATTCCTTCTCCGCTTCTACCTCTCCAAATGTTTCCGCCGCCTACAACTAGGCCAACTTCTACATTCATATCTACTAAAGCCTTAACCTCTAAAGCTATTCTCTTTATTATATCAAAATCAAATCCGAATCCATTTTGACCTGCTAATGCTTCACCTGAAACTTTAAGTATTACTCTTTTATATGCGCACTTATCCATAATTAGTACCTCCATAAATTTAATGACTACTTATTTTTTAAAAAAAGAGAACACACAAGTGTTCTCTTCGGTTTTATTTGCTCATCTTAGCTACTTCTTCAGCGAAGTTATCTTCAGCTTTTTCGATTCCTTCTCCTCTTTCGAATCTAACGAATCTAGTTACAGTTATTGGAGAACCAACTTCTTTTGATTTTTCTTGAAGATATTTAGTTATACTCTTATCTCCATCTTTAACCCAAGCTTGATCTAAAAGACATACTTCTTTATAATACTTTTGGATTCTTCCTATTACCATTTTTTCTACTATCTTTTCAGGCTTTCCTTCATTTAAAGCTTGAACTCTGTAGATTTCTTTTTCTTTTTCTAAAGCAACTTGATCTACATCTTCTTTACTTAAGAATGTTGGGTTAGCGGCAGCAACTTGCATACAAACATCTTTAGCAACTTCTGCTAAAACATCACTTGCAGTATCACAAGCTAATTCTACAACAACACCAATTCTTCCGCCGCCATGAATATAGCTTTGAACCACTCCATTTTCAACAGCAAATTTTTCAAATCTTCTAACTGTCATATTTTCACCTAATTTAGCGATTAATGCAGTTAATGCTTCTGATACAGTGTTTTCAGCATCATATTTTTCAGCTACAAATTCTTCTACAGTAGTAGATTTTGTTGTTGAAGCCATTTCTGCTAATCTTGTTGCAAAAGTAACAAATTCTTCGTTAGCAGCAACAAAGTCAGTTTCACAGTTTAATTCAACTATACCAGCAGCTTTCTTATCTTCTGATATGTAAGTCTTAACTATACCTTCAGCAGCAACTCTTCCTGCTTTCTTTGCAGCAGCAGCAAGACCCTTTTCTCTTAATATTTCAACAGCTTTTTCCATATCTCCTTGAGCTTCTGTTAAAGCCTTTTTGCAGTCCATCATTCCTGCACCAGTTTTTTCTCTTAGTTCTTTAACTGATTGAGCAGTTATCATAATCTAAATTCCTCCTAACATAATGTAAACCTTATTATCTAGATTAAAAGGTAAATGGGTATTCCCCACTCACCTCCTAAAAATTATTCAGCTAATTGTTCGCCTTGTCTTCCTTCGATTATACCATCAGCCATTTTAGCAGTTATTAACTTAACAGCTCTAATAGCGTCATCGTTTCCTGGAATTACGTAGTCAACTTCTTCTGGATCACAGTTAGTGTCAACTATACCTACAACAGGGATTCCTAATATCTTAGCTTCTGATATAGCGTTCTTTTCTTTTCTTGGATCAACAACAAACATAGCTCCTATGTTTGAAGCATCAAGATTTCTAATTCCGCCAAGGTTCTTTTCAAGCTTTTCCATTTCTCCCTTTAGCTTTATAACTTCTTTTTTAGGTAGTACATCGAAAGTACCATCTTGTTCCATAGTTTGTAAAGCTTCAAGTCTGTTAATTCTAGTTCTGATAGTTTTGAAGTTTGTTAACATTCCACCTAACCATCTGTTATTAACATAGTGCATATTTGATCTTATAGCTTCTTCTTTGATAGCTTCTTGAGCTTGCTTCTTAGTTCCTACAAATAATATGTCTTTTCCTTCTGTAGCAACTTCTTTTATAAAGTTATAAGCTTCATCTGCTTTCTTAACAGTCTTTTGAAGATCTATGATATATATTCCATTTCTTTCTGTGAATATATAAGGAGCCATCTTAGGGTTCCATCTTCTTGTTTGGTGTCCAAAGTGTACACCTGCTTCTAATAATTGTTTCATTGATATTACTGACATTTCGTTACCTCCTGGTTTTTCCTCCACTATCTTTAATGCTTACAAAGCTTCCTGTAAAAGGCACCGACTTTGTAAATAGGATAATGTGTGTATTTTATTACCTTTGTTAGTATAACATAAGGTTATTATGGTAGCAACATATTTTTTACTAATATATTAATAAAAAGTACATAAATGAAAATATGGCACAATATACTATTATATATTGTGCCATATTTTTAATTATTTAATCTTTTTTAATTCATCTAATAATTTTTCATTTAATATTTTTATATGTGTACCCTTCATTCCAAGAGATCTAGATTCTATAACACCTGCACTTTCGAATTTTCTTAATGCATTTACAATAACACTTCTTGTTATCCCTACTTTATCTGCTATTTTTGAAGCTACTAACAATCCCTCAGTTCCTTCTAATTCCCCAAAAATATGTTCAACTGCTTCTAACTCTGAATATGATAATGTTCCAATAGCTAATTGAACTACTGCTTTTTTTCTAGCCTCTTCTTCAAGTTCGTCTTGCTTAGCTCTTAAAACTTCCATACCAACTATAGTAGCACTGTATTCAATTAACACTAAATCTTCATCAGTAAATTCTTCTCCAAATCTAGCTAGTATTAATGTTCCTAGTCTCTCTCTATTTCCTATTATAGGAACTATAGTAGTTATTTTATCTTCCATAATACAACTACCTTCTCCTTCAAAAACACAAAGTCCTTTATTTCCTAAATTAGATATAGTGTCTTGTATATTTAATAACTTTTCATTATATTCTTGTGGGAATCTTTTATCATCTATAACATGCTTTCTCATTATATCACATTCAAAATTTTTAGAAAAAGTATGTCCTAATATTTTTCCTTTTCTACTTGCAACATAAACATTACAAGCTAATACTTCACTTAATAAAGAACATATATCTTCAAATGCTACTGGATCTGTTCCCGACTTTTGTAAAATTTTATTTAGCATTCTAGTTTTATTTAATAATGATGACATTTAATCATCCTCCTCATCCAAATCGTTAATAATTATTATTGTTTTTAGAAAATTTAAAATTGTCTTAATTTTGCGACTCAATCTAACTACTTATATATACTATCATAAACAATATATACTTTCAATAATTTTTTTACTATTTTCGACATTTTTTCCGGATGATAATAATTTTTTCTAATTTAAATGTATATATTATTAAATTAAACCTTTATTTTAATATATTATTCTGCTTCAGACTCTTTTTCATCTTTTTTTATTTCTTTTTTATATCCACATTCACTATTAGAACATTGAGCATAATTTCCTTTTGTCTTACTATATTTTAAAACCATATAAGATCCGCATTCTGGGCAACTATCTTTTAAAGGTTCATTCCAGCTTACAAAGTCACAGTCTGGATATCCTGAACATCCAAAAAATTTCTTACCTTTTTTACTCTTTTTAACTACTATCTTCTTTCCACATTTAGGACATGGTGTATCGATTTCTTCTACAATTGGTTTTGCATTTTTGCATTCTGGATATCCAGGACATGCTAAGAAATCTCCATATCTTCCGTGTTTTATTACCATCATACGTCCACATTTATCACATGGAACATCACTTACTTTATCTTCTATTACAACTTTAGATATTTCTTTTTCTGCCTTTTCTATAGCTATTTTTAATGGAGCAAAGAATTCTCCAACAACCTTTCTCCATTCTTCACTACCTTCCTCAATGTAGTCAAGTTTACTTTCCATATCTGCTGTAAAATCAATATCTACTATTTGTTTAAAATATTCACTTACTATATTATTTACAATAAATCCAAGCTCTGTTGGAATTAAATTCTTCTTCTCTCTATTAACATAATTTCTACTTAAAAGTGTAGAAATTGTTGGAACATAAGTACTTGGTCTTCCTATGCCTTTTTCTTCTAAAAGCTTAACAAAAGAAGCTTCTGTATACCTTGCAGGTGGCTGAGTAAAATGTTGACTTCCTATTATTGAATCTGGCGTTAACACTTCCCCTTCTTCTAACTTAGGTAATGTAACTGAGTCTTCATCTTCTTCTGTTGAATAATCATAAAGTTTCATAAATCCATCAAATTCTATAGTTGAACCACTTGCCTTTAACTTATAATCTCCATTTTTAATTTCTATACTATTTGTATTTAATTCACAGGAAGCCATTTGACTTGCCATAAACCTTTTCCAAATTAATGTATATAATTTATACTGCTCTGAAGTTAATGAACCTTTTGCAATTTCTGGAGTTATTTCTATATATGAAGGTCTTATAGCTTCATGAGCATCTTGTATATTTTTCTTTCCTTTATATACTCTAGGTGAGTTTGGAATATAGTCTTTACCATAAGTATTTGTTATAAAGTCTAATGCTTTTTCCTTAGCTTCATCTGATATTCTAACAGAATCAGTTCTCATATAAGTAATAAGACCTACAGTACCATATCCCTTAACCTCAACCCCTTCATAAAGGACTTGTGCTATTGACATAGTTCTTTTAGTCATAAAATTTAATTTTCTTGATGCATCTTGTTGAAGTGTACTTGTTGTAAATGGTGCAAGAGGATTTCTTTGTTTTTTACCCTTTTTAACCTTGCTTATTTCAAACTCTCCAGCTTCTAAATCCTTTATAATTTTATCTGCATCTTCTTTACTTGAAATTTCTAGTTTTTTTCCTTTATAAGATGATAGTTTTATATTAAATTTTTTTCTTTCTTTTTTCATTTTACAATCTACAGTCCAATATTCTACAGGAACAAATGCTTTTACTTCCTGTTCTCTATCACATATTAGTTTAAGAGCTGCTGATTGAACTCTTCCTGCACTTAATCCCCACTTTACATTTTTCCATAAAATAGGGCTAATTTCATATCCAACTAATCTATCTAATATTCTTCTTGCTTGCTGAGCATCTACTAAATTTAAATTTATTTGTCTTGCTGCTTTAATAGATGCCTTAACAGCACCTTTAGTTATTTCATTAAATACTATCCTACAATTTTCTTTATCATCAATTTTTAAAATATTAGCTAAATGCCATGATATGGCTTCACCCTCACGATCAGGGTCGGTTGCCAGATATATTTTATCTGCTTTTTTAGCTGCTCTTTTTAATTTATCAAGTAATTCACCTTTACCTCTTATTGTTATATATTTTGGATTAAAATTATCTTCTATATCAACGCCAAGCTTACTTTTAGGTAAATCTCTCACGTGACCCATTGATGCCTCTACCGTGTAATTCTTGCCAAGGTACTTACCAATAGTTTTAGCCTTTGCCGGTGACTCGACTATTACAAGATTTTGTCCCATACTAAGACTCCAGTCCTAATTCTGGAGCTTACACCCCCTTAAATTCATGTTAATTTCGCATAATAATTGCCCGGAAGGCAAATAATCTCATTTGTATTTTGCATTTCAAATAATAACTCAAATAATACCTTTCTGTCAACTTTTACCCGTTCCATAATATCATCTAAATGGCTAGGTTCATCACTTATAACAGATAAAATAAGAGATTTTATTGAATTTTCATCGTTATTTGTTAAATTTTTCTGTTCTATATTTAGCATTGTATATAAATCTTCTAGTTCTGTAAAGACTATAGCTCCATCTCTTATAAGTTTATTACATCCTAAACTATATTTTTGAAAAACAGATCCTGGAACTGCCATAACATCTTTCCCTTGTTCTAACGCAAAAGAAACTGTAATAAGAGAACCACTTTTAAGTGATGCTTCTACGACTATAATAGCTTCGCTTAATCCACTAATTATTCTATTTCTCCTTGGAAAATTATAAGAAAAAGGTTTTGTTCCTGGTAAAAACTCTGAAATTATCAAGCCAGTTTTCTCAATATCTTTATATAGCCTAGTATTATTCTTTGGATAAATAACATCTATTCCGCATCCTAAAATAGCTATGGTTTTTCCCCTACTTACTGCTACCTTATGAGCTACTGAATCGATTCCATTTGCTCCACCACTTACAATAGCCAAAGAATTTTTAATTAACTCCTCTGTTATTCTCTTTGTAATTTCAATACCATAATTAGTACAATTTCTCGATCCTACTATAGCAATTTTTCTATTATTTAATAGTGATAAATCTCCTTTATAAAAAAGTACATAAGGTGGTTCTTCTATACTTAATAATTCTTTTGGATAGTCTTTTGAATTAATTGTAATATATCCAATTTGATTTTCTTTTAAATATTTATGAAATATTTCAACATCATCTTTTCTTATTAATTTCATTTTATCTAGTGATTTTTCTCTAATTAATGAATTTTTAATTAAATCTTCTATATTATTATATATATTTTCTTCATTCTTATACTTACTTAATAATACTAACTTACTCTTATTACTAATTTTTGACAATACATACCATAATATATAATCTTCTTTTTTCTCATCTATTTTCATATAATATCTCCATTTACATTTTTTCTATATCCTATAGCTTCTAAAATATGATAATCTAAAACTTCATAAGAATTATCTAAATCAGCAATAGTTCTTGCAACTTTTATCATTTTAAAATATCCTCTAGTAGTTAAGTTATATTTATTATAATAAAACTCTAATAAACTTTTAGTACTTCTATTTATATTGCAATACTCTTCTAATTCGTTTCCCTTTAACTCTGAGTTATAATTATACACTGTATCCTTATATCTATTCTTTTGAATATCTATGGCCTTTAATACTCTCTCTTTCATTATCTTAGATGTTATTTTATCATTAGTTGTACTTATATCTTCATATTTTAATCTAGGAACAAAATTTAATAAATCTATTCTATCTAAAAGTGCTCTTGATAATTTATTTAGATACCTTCGCTTTTCATTTTCACTACATATACATTTATCATCTTCAATCCCTCCAAATCCAC from Clostridium septicum includes these protein-coding regions:
- the topA gene encoding type I DNA topoisomerase; the protein is MGQNLVIVESPAKAKTIGKYLGKNYTVEASMGHVRDLPKSKLGVDIEDNFNPKYITIRGKGELLDKLKRAAKKADKIYLATDPDREGEAISWHLANILKIDDKENCRIVFNEITKGAVKASIKAARQINLNLVDAQQARRILDRLVGYEISPILWKNVKWGLSAGRVQSAALKLICDREQEVKAFVPVEYWTVDCKMKKERKKFNIKLSSYKGKKLEISSKEDADKIIKDLEAGEFEISKVKKGKKQRNPLAPFTTSTLQQDASRKLNFMTKRTMSIAQVLYEGVEVKGYGTVGLITYMRTDSVRISDEAKEKALDFITNTYGKDYIPNSPRVYKGKKNIQDAHEAIRPSYIEITPEIAKGSLTSEQYKLYTLIWKRFMASQMASCELNTNSIEIKNGDYKLKASGSTIEFDGFMKLYDYSTEEDEDSVTLPKLEEGEVLTPDSIIGSQHFTQPPARYTEASFVKLLEEKGIGRPSTYVPTISTLLSRNYVNREKKNLIPTELGFIVNNIVSEYFKQIVDIDFTADMESKLDYIEEGSEEWRKVVGEFFAPLKIAIEKAEKEISKVVIEDKVSDVPCDKCGRMMVIKHGRYGDFLACPGYPECKNAKPIVEEIDTPCPKCGKKIVVKKSKKGKKFFGCSGYPDCDFVSWNEPLKDSCPECGSYMVLKYSKTKGNYAQCSNSECGYKKEIKKDEKESEAE
- the pyrH gene encoding UMP kinase, which codes for MDKCAYKRVILKVSGEALAGQNGFGFDFDIIKRIALEVKALVDMNVEVGLVVGGGNIWRGRSGEGMDRSQADYMGMMATCINALALQDSLEQIGVMTRVQTAIEMKEIAEPFIRRRAVRHLEKGRVVIFAAGTGNPYFSTDTTAALRAAEIEADVILLAKKVDGVYDKDPHKYSDAKKYDTLTYIEVLEQGLQVMDSTATSLCMDNNIPILVFGLEQSGNIKKAISGEKIGTLVSSKK
- the dprA gene encoding DNA-processing protein DprA, which translates into the protein MKIDEKKEDYILWYVLSKISNKSKLVLLSKYKNEENIYNNIEDLIKNSLIREKSLDKMKLIRKDDVEIFHKYLKENQIGYITINSKDYPKELLSIEEPPYVLFYKGDLSLLNNRKIAIVGSRNCTNYGIEITKRITEELIKNSLAIVSGGANGIDSVAHKVAVSRGKTIAILGCGIDVIYPKNNTRLYKDIEKTGLIISEFLPGTKPFSYNFPRRNRIISGLSEAIIVVEASLKSGSLITVSFALEQGKDVMAVPGSVFQKYSLGCNKLIRDGAIVFTELEDLYTMLNIEQKNLTNNDENSIKSLILSVISDEPSHLDDIMERVKVDRKVLFELLFEMQNTNEIICLPGNYYAKLT
- the codY gene encoding GTP-sensing pleiotropic transcriptional regulator CodY; translated protein: MSSLLNKTRMLNKILQKSGTDPVAFEDICSLLSEVLACNVYVASRKGKILGHTFSKNFECDIMRKHVIDDKRFPQEYNEKLLNIQDTISNLGNKGLCVFEGEGSCIMEDKITTIVPIIGNRERLGTLILARFGEEFTDEDLVLIEYSATIVGMEVLRAKQDELEEEARKKAVVQLAIGTLSYSELEAVEHIFGELEGTEGLLVASKIADKVGITRSVIVNALRKFESAGVIESRSLGMKGTHIKILNEKLLDELKKIK
- the rpsB gene encoding 30S ribosomal protein S2, with product MSVISMKQLLEAGVHFGHQTRRWNPKMAPYIFTERNGIYIIDLQKTVKKADEAYNFIKEVATEGKDILFVGTKKQAQEAIKEEAIRSNMHYVNNRWLGGMLTNFKTIRTRINRLEALQTMEQDGTFDVLPKKEVIKLKGEMEKLEKNLGGIRNLDASNIGAMFVVDPRKEKNAISEAKILGIPVVGIVDTNCDPEEVDYVIPGNDDAIRAVKLITAKMADGIIEGRQGEQLAE
- the tsf gene encoding translation elongation factor Ts; this encodes MITAQSVKELREKTGAGMMDCKKALTEAQGDMEKAVEILREKGLAAAAKKAGRVAAEGIVKTYISEDKKAAGIVELNCETDFVAANEEFVTFATRLAEMASTTKSTTVEEFVAEKYDAENTVSEALTALIAKLGENMTVRRFEKFAVENGVVQSYIHGGGRIGVVVELACDTASDVLAEVAKDVCMQVAAANPTFLSKEDVDQVALEKEKEIYRVQALNEGKPEKIVEKMVIGRIQKYYKEVCLLDQAWVKDGDKSITKYLQEKSKEVGSPITVTRFVRFERGEGIEKAEDNFAEEVAKMSK